From the Ciconia boyciana chromosome 6, ASM3463844v1, whole genome shotgun sequence genome, the window TTTGCAACACTGTGCTTCATGGAAAATATGGAAAGATGTTGCATTCATAATATATCACTCATATCTGTGTTTGTAAACAGATTTATCACACCATCTGCAGAATCGTTCTGCGGTCTTCTccatatttatttcctttccatttataTAGTACAGCTCCAATTTACTTTATTCCCTTTTTACGATTAGATACGTTAGCCGTctggttttcttccccagaaaaAGTGTGCACTCTCTGTGGGAGACAATAGTTAATCAATCCAATTTGTTCAGCTTAGTGCATAAAAACACAAGCTGGTACTGACTGGAGAGGTACCTGCCTGGGTTTGTTTCTCACCGCTTCACATCTGTGTGGAGCaggtggggaggaaaggatAATTCAGAACAATTCAGCTGGTAAACAGGATGCTCTGTCGGTATTTCCTGTCTCCTGTTGCATTGGTTGAGCTTAATTTTCGAAAATCAGCTAAACCTAAGGTCAATAATGCTATCATAATCTCTCTGACTTTCTGTAGCTGGTACGATATATAATGAAGTATTTGTACAACTGGGAGCAAAAAGCCAGCCCGCTTTCTTATTTGGTTTGCTAAGAAACGTTTAGCCATATGCAAGTAAAAAATGTGATTTGCTGAGTATAAAAAGAAGGCAGACCGAGAGAGAGGGAGCTTGCGGTCGGCAGCCACTTCTGCAGCCCCTCAGCTGACCGGCACGAGCCCCGGCACAGCtccaggcagggcagagcccgggCGTGAGCCAGCAGGACCGTCCTCCTCCAGTGGCCGCTCGCAGGGTTTCTCACCCGCTGGGACCACGAAGCTCTTCCACGCACACACAGGGCCCAAAACCAGATTCTCTGCTTGGTGCACACTTTCActttggggagaggaaagagccTGGGCTATGGCAGAGCCAAGAGCAGGGACAAGTCCCAGCCAGTGAGCCAGGGCTtggccccgctgccagcccttGCGTTTGTGCCCATCCCCTGTGCAGAGGTAAAAAGTCCAGGACAGTGGATTCCTCCTCCCAGGCAGGAGGGTGAAGGATCTTGGTCTGAAAAATAAGGATCCTGcctaaaaacataaaatttggCACCAAGGGTTAATTAGACTTGGCTTTGCTATTTCTCTGTGCTGAATCAGCTCCTCACCCTCCTTGCTGCTAACGGCCTGGCTGAGACAGGCCATGTCCTCCAGGGAGATGGGCCTTGAAGAGATGCTCCCCATCTCCGAAAAGATGCACTGCTGTTTTCATAGTCTCCCGCTGCCGTTCCTCCGCTTGCAACCTGTTGGGCTCTCACATTATCACGCACAAGCACCGCATTTTGCAAACGTATTTGCTATTACAGCAGACAGGAAGAGATTAAGTGAGTGCTATAAAACTAACCTCTGCATCAgtcaaaagaagcaaaagcaaaaaataacagGGTAATCGGATGCTCTTATGAGCAGGGTATGCTCAAAATGACTTCTCCATCCCATTACAAATACTTAGAAACTGCACAGCCTCTCCAGCACAGTGAGATTTTAAAGTGGTTTAATGGGCATAAGGAGTTCAGAGCTGATAATGCTGCTTCCAACCTTATCCTTTTGCTGCATGAAAGTAGGTAGTGGCTATTGACTGCTGTAAATTGGCtacttttaaagctgtatttgcTGGCTTAGATGTGCTAAGAGTCTCTTTACAGAGTTTTCAGGGCCTGAGTGTAATGTGTGTGGTTAAGGAGGGGATATATTGAGTTTCTTCAACAGAGGACTGGTTCCAGTGTGTGCCCTGCGTGCGGGAGAGCTGGCCTAGGAGCAGGGACCTGCTGCACTTGAGTTTTACGTCCCGATTGCTAGGAGGAAAACCAGGGCTGCCAGAGGGTTGTTGGTCAGTCCAGAACAAACTTCtcactttgtcttttctttttctttcagggcAAACTGTTCACGATGTCAATCAAAAAGGAAGGTGCCCACAAGAAGTGGGCTGCCCTGAAGGAGAAACTTGGACCCCAGGAGACCGACCAGTCGGAGGCCAATCTAGAAAATGCAGAGCCAGAGCTGTGCATCCGTCTCCTGCAAATGCCGTCGGTGGTGAACTACTCTGGGCTGAAGAAGCGGCTGGAGAACAGCGACGATGCCTGGATGGTCCAGTTCCTGGAGCTGTGCGGGCTGGACCTCCTCCTGGAGGCCCTGGACAGGCTGTCCGGGCGAGGAGTGGCCAGGATTTCTGATGCCTTGCTTCAGCTCACCTGCATTAACTGTGTGCGAGCAGTCATGAATTCCCATAAAGGCATCGAATACATTGTGAGCAATGAGGGCTATGTCAGAAAACTCTTCCAAGGTGAGAAGACATCTTCCTGCTTCACCCATCACATGCAgcatggggcgggggggcttTTGTTGCATATCCTCCTGCCCTGTTCCAAGCTTCTTGCAAGTTGTTGATCACAACTGATTAATGACAGAGATcgttttcttctttaaaatgataTTGCTTGGAAATGGCATTGCCTTTGCCACTCAAGGCTATTTAGATGGGCTCATTTCCACACAAATGCCTTCATAGTTCACTGAGAAGCCAGGGATAAACCCAGCCTTAGCCATATGCGAGCATGAGAAGTCTCCCTTCAGTTGTTTGCTATTTAGTTGTTTGCTATTTGCTCCCTTCAGTTTCATTTGCTATTTAGTCTTTGTGAGCCCcaagggcagagggagaggaattGAAAGGGCTTGGAGACTTGTAGCCTGTaaagaggagggagggtggCATAGTTTAAACTCAAGAGAGCCCATTCTCTGTGCTGCTCACTCTGGTCCTTCTAGAAGGTGGTAGGTAATACCACTTACTTTCTCCTGCCATTCACTTGGCTCGTCATTAGGTATGAAACTCATCAGGGCATCTCCTAGAACTTATTGTACAGCACTTAATGATGGTGGTGCTGGGAGGATAACTTCTGTGCTGCTCCACAGAGCTGAGATCACAGCTGTGCCCAGAAACCCTTATTAATAgctcttttaaatgcatttagtCTGAAAGCTAGCTTGCTCCCCTCTTCAGTTTTGAagtcctcttccttcctctccacccTGCATTTTCTTAACCAGTGTGAAATATAGAGCTGGCATTTTTGCACTGTGGAAAACAGGGGGGGACCCTGGGCTTTTCAGCGGTCAAGCTTCTTTGTGCactaataaaggaaaaataagatggTCTAATAcactccctcccagctcccagggctCACAGAGAAAGAGTAGTGGAAAAAAGGGAATACATGGGGACTGGTTAGGACAATTGGCCTACTTGATATGCATATTGGGTGTTTCTGCACTAAAAATAAGTCTCAttaattgaagaaaatgtttcatctgCTCTTCTAGAAAATACCCATAtgtgaaaatgggaaataaaatgtgtgaTTGTGAGTGCTGCGATCTTGGCTGCTGTTGCAGCATGCCACTGGTACATGGAAGAGACGAATAACTACAAGCAGCACCAAAATGTCAGTACAGTACCTGTAGCATTTACTGTTCCCGCTAGAATTTACTATCACATAATGCTATTGGGATGGGATCTCTATACATTGGAATATTTCTCTTCCCATCTTCCATGTAGTGGCTCCactccttcagtcttttttcTACCACTGGTCATAAGCCATGTAGCAGAAGACACTAAGATTCAGAACATCAATGtcattataaattatttttgttttggtttggtttttttcctccagcactTGACACAACTAATGTCATGGTCAAAAAGCAAGTATTTGAGCTCCTGGCTGCACTGTGCATTTACTCATCAGATGGCCACGCTTTGGCTTTGGATGCCCTGGACCATTATAAGGCAAGTgttgggctgcagcaggaggtaCGGCTCTGCTCTGATCCATGCAGGTAGATCCATGTACCACAGAAAATGGCTGGGAATGAAGGTCATTTTGCATCATTTTGGTGAGAGAGGCAGGGATTTATAAGGTGAAAACTGTAGGAAATTTGGCCTGGTCAGCATAAGTCCACAGTGCCGCTCTGTGACTTGTCTGGACAGATGACTGCCAACCACAAGGTCCTTTCTGGCAGGAAAAACACTACCAGATTAGCAAAGCAGATGGAGCCACATCCATGGCTTTCACTGGCCACAAGCTCAGGTAGGTGCATCAGTTCTCAGAAAGCATAAAGGGATCCAAGAGGAGTTTCACTGACTTTCTCTGCCAACCAGATCCTGGTGCGTAATGGAGGAGGGCTGCTTTTACCTGTATCTTCCTGTCTTGTGCACAGTGGGATAAATTGAGAGGTTTTAAGATGCTAATTCCATCTGAGAGCCTGCACCAAAGTAGTAGATGTTTCTGAACTGTCTGAACAGAAGTATCACTTGTGTTATTAACAGAGTGTGAAGAACCAGCAGTATCGATTCAGCGTCATAATGAACGAGCTCTCCAACACAGATAATGTGCCATACATGGTGACACTGCTGAGTGCTATCAATGCCATCATACTGGGGAAAGAAGAGCTAAGAACAAGGACACAAATCAGAAACGAGTTCATAGGTAAGGATGTTTGTTGCACCTAACTTTCTTTGGAGAAAATCAGTTGCcaagcagttttattttcacatgtgAAAGTCACCATAAGGTGCCTGAAGAGGGCTGGGGagcaaaactgcaaatattaaagtcagactccttttttttttttcttttggtctctATTCTCTTCAACAACCTTTCTGTAACCagctttttttaactttgctgCTTTCCCATAGCTTTGATCTTTTCTGGAATCCCAGCAGCACTGTATCACTTGAGCTTATTCAATACATTTCTATAACCAACCATCTTAAGATGTAGCCACATTTCCATATGTTGTAACTCCTCATAAGAGTAGATAAGGTTTCTTTACCCTGAGTCTACTCCGTTGAGCCACAGAAGCTGCCCTGTGATTCAGAAATACTTTCCAACTGCTTGAATACCGGGATCCTAGGTACCATTGATAGGATTCACCTCACGTAATGTGCGCATCTGAGCTGATGAGCCTCGGCTCCATTTCTTCCTGTGGAGAGCAAGGGACATTTGACAACACCATTTATCTGGCTGATTTTAGATGTCTAATTCGGAATGAGGTGACTCATGCCCCAGAAGTGCCTGTGTCCCTCAGTAACTCCAGGGGGATGCTGCAGTGGTTCACCCAGCTGCAGACGTGTACCATGGGTCTTTCCATTTACCAGATGACCCTACCTACTTTGACAGATCCATCTGaagatattttcactttttctctctgaagaaaatgtttatgagCATAACGTTATATAAAGATGATAATAGATCAGCACCAAATAGGTCATAATGCCAATATATCTCTTTTTTCGTTCTCCCAGGGCTTCAGCTGTTGGATATTTTAGACAAGCTAAGGTAAGGATCActgtttaaattttcttttataaatgaGATTCACAGTGACATAGCTGTGGGAAGTTAATACTTATCAGCCTTCAGTCATGTGAAGCGTACCCAGGTGGCGTGGACCACGCTAGTGTGCGCCCAGTACACAGGAACCAGAGGCATTAGGCCAGCGCAAAGGTGCTCTCGCCAGCCGCAGTGTCACGGGGACAGCTGTTGGCACAGATGGCATTGACAGAGGCTCTGGGCACAGATGGAGCAAGGCTCAGCGACATCCTCATTGAGGCTGCGTTTGGGACGGAACCTCCGGTCATGCTGTGGGCTCACTGAGCAGCTTGCTGTATCCAAACCCCTTCACTGCTGGTGTTGGTCCCAGAAGCATCCAGCTAAGACACTTTACTAATGTGTATCTGGACATAcctgtctttccttttcttaatttaaaaatgatgtTCTGTCAGAAACACCCATGATAAATTCTAGAATACATTATATGTGACTTGCAGTTATCCATGTAACTGGAATTGCTCCATTCAGCCCCATAACAATTAGGGAAGAGACAATCTTTCAATACTGACAACTAGCAAGGGTAGAATTCCTGCACTGAGTAGTCTCAAGAGTGCTGAAAAAGTTGGCTTTagagtgtttgggtttttttaaatccaatttTGAGTAACAGAGAAGGAAGtctttcaaacagaaacatccgtggaatattttcaatttgtcttgacattaaaaaaaaaaagaagaaggtgGCCCAGTTTCAAAAAGGTAGAAACGCCACTCTGTTGTTACAGCTTCAAGGAGAAGTCCATACAAAGCATACACTGGGCCAAGTTATGCCATGAAAAGTCCCATTCATTTGTATGTGTCGACTGTAGAAAGAGGTACATTCAGTTCAAGAAAGGATGCACTGATGGCATTTGATCCTTTATAAATAAGGCAGAGTTGGGTACTTTCAACACCGACTGGCTGAGTCTGAGAGGCAAAGAGATAAGAGATATTTAGACAAAAACAATCATCTGAAAATCAGTGAAGGGCTCTCCAGTGAAAATGAATGCTGTAATATTGCAGAGACATAGAGGAGGAGGATCTGCTTATCCAGTGTGATACATTTGAGGAGTTCAAGATAGAAGATGATGAGGAATTATTAAAGATATGTGACGGGATAAACATGAACGATCATCATGAGGTCTTTTCATCTCTCTTCAATAAAGTAAGTAGGCCCTCACGTGGGGCCCTTTTGCAAAGTCATGCAATGGCAAAGTAAACACACTTTGCTTGGAGCCAGCCTTGCTGTGATGGAAAGCTGCCCTGTCTTCCAGGTAAGCCGCTCTCCAATCTCCATCCAGCTGCTGTCCATCCTCCAGAGCCTGCTGCACTTGGAACCATCTCATCACTCCAGCCTTCTTCTGTGGGAGTCCTTGGACGCGGTAGTGAACAGAGCCCTTTTGCTCGCAAATGACAGTAAGAATGACGTATCCATCCAGCCTTGCACTCTcctcttgttttccttgtcCCACCCAGTGCCCACAAAAGTCCTTCCCAAATGCACAAGAAATAATCTCTGGGACTTGCTAAGAGCTGAACAGAAGCTGGGACAAAGCTACACCTGCTGCACAGCGTCAAGTCTTGATGTGAAGCCCCAGCCATGCAGATGCCAGTGAGAACTGGCCACGTTTAGCAGTGGTCTTGGGATTCACACTCTCACTCTGATGGTTAAGCCCTGAGCTTTGGGTCATGGGAGTCAGGGGGAATCTGTCCTCATTGGCATCTTGCCGCTGGTGCTGGCTAGTCTTGCTGGCAGGCATGCTCAAAACAGTGTTTATGGGCCAGGACCATGGGAAGCAAATTGCCTGGAAGCTAAAAGTGCAGTTGTGTAAAGTGACTCCAGGGAGTGGGCTCTGTGGCTCCAGATCTGCTGCTTGGTGAGGGCTGAATAGTGTGAACCAACCTTTAGGCCCCATCCCTTTCTCTGACCCCAACCTGTTTCTCTAGTCCAAGGTAACACAGTTGAAGAAGTCATCGAGAGGCTGTTATCTATCAAGAAACATCCAAACAAGCAAAAGCGAGCTGAAAACCGGCTGTCCGGGAGTGCGAATGGAGGCATCCAGGCTGAGCTAGAGCCATGTGCACGTGCAGCTCGGACCCCAGTGGGATCATCAAACCCCTCCAAGGCACCAGCACCTCCCTCAGGGCCACCCGCCAACGAAAAGATCTCGTCCTCCCAGCTCAcagcctgctctgctttgccGGAGACATCTAACCCTCCACCCAacgctgctcctgccccagcacctccacccccaccacctccacccccaccctctggcacagcagccgtgacccccacgtcccccatgaTGAAtgcacctccagcccctccacTCCCTGGcatccctccacccccacccccactgcCAGGCATGGGGGGCATCTCTCCACCCCCACCCACATTTCCAGGCATGGGGGACATccctccccctccgcccccaTTGCCAGGTATTGTGGGcatccctccacccccacctccATTGCCCGGCATGGTGGgcatccctcctcctccgcccccATTGCCCGGCATGGTGggcatccctcctcctccacccccattGCCTGGCATGGTGGgcatccctcctcctccgcccccATTGCCCGGCATGGGTGgcatccctcctcctccgcccccATTGCCCAGCATGGGTGGCAtccctccccctccacccctgTTGCCTGGCATGGGTGGCAtccctccccctccacccccattGCCCGGCATGGGTGGCAtccctccccctccacccctcctgcCTGGCATGGCAGGAGATCATATAGAAGCCGTGGTGGCCTCCCAGTTCAGCTGCCCTCTTGGCTCGGGCAGGCCTCCCCGCAAGACGGTGAAGACGCCAACGTTGAGAATGAAGAAGCTGAACTGGCAGAAGCTGCCCTCCAACGTGGTGAGAGGTGGGTGCTTCTGTCATAAAGCCACTGGTGCTTTAGGGGTGACCCAGGGGAGAAAACACTCTTTGAGTTTGTCAGATGTGGTTGACTCCATTTAGATACAGAACTTCCCTGATTTCCATTACATCTGACCTGCAGaggttaaataaataaaagtggcATGAAACTACTAATATAATATAACAACCATTCCAACTGAATCAGTAGTTTGGAACAGCTTGTTTATAACTAAAATAcattgaaattaaaagaagggggagggatgggaaTATTTCCCTAATCCACCATGACATGCCTTAGGCTTGAGTTCTCAACAGGCTCTGATCTGGGTTCCCCAGACTTTTGTTCCCCAGTTCATCTATACTTGCATCTGGGTATATTAAAGTCATGAGTAAGACTGCAGGTAAGGATCACATCACAGTTCAAGAAGGACATTGAAAGAATTCGAGCCGGCAGAATTATTGACTTGTCTCTTGATTTTTGGGTTACATTTCCCTGTCCTAGTGGATCCAAAGAGAAGCATGAAATGTGAGAAGAAGCCAGGACAGGCAACATCAGCTTTGTCCTAGACAGGCAAGGCATCCACTACATGGAAGTTGGCATAGGTGAAGTCTAAATAAGGCATATTTTCAATCACAGGAGCAGTTAATTGTTGGGATTATTTCAGTAGAGACTTCTACAGGCACgtttgagtgattttttttttttttaaaagatgtttaagAAAGTGCAGTGGGAATTAATTCAGGCAGTCCTATAGCCAGCATTATACAAGGAGGCTTGATTGAAAAATGGAGGAAGGTCACAGTCAGAAGATGGCCAGGTTGTGGCCAATCCCTCAGCTAGCatgcaaagaagcaaaaataacatCAGGCATGGGACTAGGAAAGAAATGGATGAGGTCCTTCTCATGCTGATTCGGTTTGCCTACTGTGGAGGAGAATGCAGTTGTacagggagggatggggctgTATGGCCTCTGTGTGCCCAGTACTGCATCCCCTTACCAGCGTACCTTGGGGTGAAGCACCGGGTTTAATTACCCTTCAGGCCCTTTGGATCCTGCCTGTGGGACTTGTCCCTCCTAAATAATTAGCATTTGTTCAGGACTAAGATGTCTCTTCTTATTTCATTCATCTTCTGAGAAGTGTCCCTTCTAGCAACTCACATTGCCCCAAAAGCCAGGAGCTTTCAGCTGTCCCTGTAGCCAGTCTGAACACCTTGtcttttttcagaaagtcaCTCAATGTGGGCTTcagtgagcagcagcagtgaggaaACTATAGAACCCAATTACACAAGCATAGAgcagctgttttgctttccacAACCAACCCCCAAGGAGAAAACGGCCGCACCAGTGAAGGCAGAACCGAAGGAGGTGAGGAGGTCCCTCTCATTCTTTCGAATAAAGATCACTGCAGACAGCTCATCTAATATGAgatatcttctttttctttaatgaagatCACATTTTTGGACTCCAAGAAAAGTCTCAATTTGAACATATTTTTGAAGCAATTTAAATGGTAAGATATGGCCAATTTTTGTGACAGTTGACAAAACTTTGAGCAGGTTTTTGCATAATATCTGGAAGGTCCTCATGAAATCTATTCTAGCCAATGCACTTTGGTGGTCTGTGTTGCTGAAACATCTGAACATTTCTCAGTTTGTCCTACACTGTATTGAAAATACTCAGTTTAGGggtttaattatgttttttacATACAACATCCCTGTATGTTGGCAAAGGCATTACATCTCCATGTTACAGATAAAGTGGTGACTTAGGCTGTGAGACACCTCTGGAGGTCAAATCCCTCCTCAAAACAGGGCCAATGGAgaagaattaaattttcttttaaggtaGTCAAATGCCCAGAGACAGAGGTCTGAGTTGCAGGATTGATCTCTGGCCTTGAGTCATTTGACCAGGGCCAGAAACAAAATTTGGGGCGTAGCAGGGATCCAGGCCCCAATTCTAAGTTAATCATGGGGACATATCTTTCCTTTTGGATTATTGTGACTCTCACTAGGGAAAGCACGGAGCGCTTGCACAGATACATGTCTCGGTAGCGTGTGATTGTGGAAGAGGGGTCTTTGGGTGACAGCTGACTCTGCTTCTCCTCCATGCAGCTCCAATGAAGAGGTGGCTGCCATGGTCCAGAATGGGGACCGGACCAAGTTCGACGTTGAGGTTCTGAAGCAGTTGCTGAAGCTGCTGCCTGAAAAGCATGAGGTCAGGAGGAAAAATTGTACCCTTAGTTCACAGACCTGAACACACAGTGCAGTCCTGCAGTCTTGattctttatttctcattagaTAGAAAACCTGAAGGCcttcaaagaagagaaatcaaagcTAGCAAACGCAGATCAGTTTTATCTTCTCCTCCTTCAGATTCCCAGGTAAGGGTGTTGGTCATAAACTTCAGCCCAATCTTTTTCTTGGTTTACCTCTGGGAAGTTTAAGTTTCTTTATAGGAGCCTCACAGACAGACAGTGATGGATATAGCTGTGGATTCCCCCTTCCACCTTAGAGCCATCCCTTTCCCCATTGCCCTTAGATGAAGGGCTGttgctgctccagcacctcctctccctctgaagcagcagaagctggcCCAGACCTAGGGTCAGACCTGCCCAAGGAGGCCCCATAACTTACTGAAAGGCAGTGCCAAATGCAATGCCAAGACGGGGGACCCATATCTCACACGGTGGTCTGTCTTCTCTTTGCTGATCACAGTGCATCAGCAGAAACTACATCCCCACTGGTCCCCAAGGCAAGCGGCAGCCCCTCGCCTCCCTCCACAATCCACAGACAATGGTTTGATGTGGGTGTGGTTGACAGCGATGTTGTGGGGTTGCCAGACTTACCGGTGATGTGGGAAGAGGGACACTGTGCTGGCCAAGATCACAGTGCCTTTAAGCTTTGAATCAACTTCTGTCCTTAGCTACCAGCTGCACATTGAATGTATGCTGATCTGTGAAGAGACCACCGTTGTGCTGGACATGATTCAGCCGAAAGCTGAAGCCATCCGGAGAGCCTGCGAAGGTAAATAACCTGACCTTATTTCTGGATCTTATTTATGACAGGAAGCTTTAAGCCCCCCAGAACTCCCCTGGAGCTCTACAGCTACCCAGCCCCTCAAAAACTCCTCTGCAGTCCATTCACTGGTTCACTGCAGAATACAGGATGCAGCTTTAGGTATCTCCACTGATGGTCAAAGCCCTTAATAGGACCAGAGATCATTTTCCCTCGCCCGCAGGcctctttttctgcagcagatgcATTCCTCGGAAACATTTTCAACAGTGAAGCGTTGGAAGCTCGTCAGCCCTTTCAAAGTTGCTGAATTTAGACAGCAGAGCTGGCCCCGTTACAGCTAATTCATCCAGCATTATTTACCATGTTAAGACCTTCACACAGCAACTTTCTATGCTGCCAGAAAAGCACACCCCAAACTTAACCCAGAAAGTAGTGATGCTTTAGTTTCTCCCTGCCTACAAATGgaaccagaagaaaaagtttgttATTTTGGGCTATAGATTGCTGATGCTCCCATTTTGTGAGTACATGGAGAGACTATGCAATAGGTTTTGGCTTCCTGTGGCAGAAACCTCAGGTCCCACTCTGCTGAGAGCAGGATGCTCACTGTCAAGGGCTGCCTGTCCTACAGAGCCGGTTCCCCCAACTCCTGCCGGGGGTTTCTCCAGCTGGCATtacagctgcctgctgggataAATTGAAACTTCCCCCAAAAAGTGTCttcccagcagcccagctgtCCTTTTGGAGCTGTTCCTGCCTCAAAGCTGAGTGCTTCAGAAAGCACACCGCTGCAGCGCCCTGTCGTAAGAGCAAGGACAGGGACTGTACCCTTCATGCCCTGATAATCACCTCCACCATGCGAGACCAAGAACAGGGCTAGTGTGTCTGGTTTTAGGAGCTGACAGATAATCACAGGGCTGTCAGAACTGGCTTCACTGCACAGCTGAACAGAGTCTGCAAGATTAAAATTACAGCCCAGTTATCCTCGCCCACACCAGGGTAAATTGAGGTACTTCTAAGGAAGGCAGCGAGTCGATGGCTGTTAGTGAGGAGGGTCCAACTCCAGGTTATTTTCGATTAGGAATGAGAGACCagatgtaaagaaagaaagaaacataagTCACAAAAACTTCTATTAAGCCAAACTCGTGGAATTGAATCTACATAGAATCAGTTTCTCTGCAGGTTGGGCCATTGGGCTGCAGATCTGAAATACCAGATTTGGTTTGGTGAAATTCAGAATCCCAATTTCAATGCGGTTTGGGAAATGATCTGGTGTAACagaagcttttgtttaaaagtcCTTTATGTTTTTCAGATCTTCTGAACAGTCATCGCCTACCGCTGTTTTGTCAACTGATTCTCAAAGTTGGAAACTTTCTGAACTATGTAAGGACTTCTTTTGTCTTGTCCTCCCCCCAGTCATTACAGTATGTGGATGATCTCCTTCAGGGTTGTAATTTGGATGGACACAGGAGTtacatctgctttctttctgtcttgtaGGGAAGTCACACAGGCGATGCTGATGGATTTAAAATCAGCACTTTACTGAAACTAacagaaaccaaagcaaaccaaacccgCATTACGCTGCTCCACCATATTCTGGAGGTAC encodes:
- the INF2 gene encoding inverted formin-2 isoform X5, yielding MSIKKEGAHKKWAALKEKLGPQETDQSEANLENAEPELCIRLLQMPSVVNYSGLKKRLENSDDAWMVQFLELCGLDLLLEALDRLSGRGVARISDALLQLTCINCVRAVMNSHKGIEYIVSNEGYVRKLFQALDTTNVMVKKQVFELLAALCIYSSDGHALALDALDHYKSVKNQQYRFSVIMNELSNTDNVPYMVTLLSAINAIILGKEELRTRTQIRNEFIGLQLLDILDKLR
- the INF2 gene encoding inverted formin-2 isoform X3, coding for MSIKKEGAHKKWAALKEKLGPQETDQSEANLENAEPELCIRLLQMPSVVNYSGLKKRLENSDDAWMVQFLELCGLDLLLEALDRLSGRGVARISDALLQLTCINCVRAVMNSHKGIEYIVSNEGYVRKLFQALDTTNVMVKKQVFELLAALCIYSSDGHALALDALDHYKSVKNQQYRFSVIMNELSNTDNVPYMVTLLSAINAIILGKEELRTRTQIRNEFIGLQLLDILDKLRDIEEEDLLIQCDTFEEFKIEDDEELLKICDGINMNDHHEVFSSLFNKVSRSPISIQLLSILQSLLHLEPSHHSSLLLWESLDAVVNRALLLANDIQGNTVEEVIERLLSIKKHPNKQKRAENRLSGSANGGIQAELEPCARAARTPVGSSNPSKAPAPPSGPPANEKISSSQLTACSALPETSNPPPNAAPAPAPPPPPPPPPPSGTAAVTPTSPMMNAPPAPPLPGIPPPPPPLPGMGGISPPPPTFPGMGDIPPPPPPLPGIVGIPPPPPPLPGMVGIPPPPPPLPGMVGIPPPPPPLPGMVGIPPPPPPLPGMGGIPPPPPPLPSMGGIPPPPPLLPGMGGIPPPPPPLPGMGGIPPPPPLLPGMAGDHIEAVVASQFSCPLGSGRPPRKTVKTPTLRMKKLNWQKLPSNVVRESHSMWASVSSSSEETIEPNYTSIEQLFCFPQPTPKEKTAAPVKAEPKEITFLDSKKSLNLNIFLKQFKCSNEEVAAMVQNGDRTKFDVEVLKQLLKLLPEKHEIENLKAFKEEKSKLANADQFYLLLLQIPSYQLHIECMLICEETTVVLDMIQPKAEAIRRACEDLLNSHRLPLFCQLILKVGNFLNYGSHTGDADGFKISTLLKLTETKANQTRITLLHHILEEVENSHTDLLELPKDLEYVSKAAGINLDIIRTESNTNLKKLLDLQRKVLSSNDAVKQQYEKPIQDSIDASRKLEEEFETIERKREELANYLCEDPSKLSLEDIFGTMKTFRDLFIRALKENKDRKEQAAKAEKRKKQLEEEEGKRQKGENGKVIKKGVVKQEEVCVIDALLADIRKGFTLRKTKNRHESDALPKTSPAESPEESQSGKSLKDPQAAGKQVNDKTKQNNDGHPSESTPHSTAALVEMGGDVTNASASNQVLSKNNAGGNLPPESQTESPSVSLVEADGASQPMPGIGMEQAGSWASLQPSTKSGSIAFSSVNIGMGIRFASSSSGTALRDQLNGSISEGEDKECPADGLESYRMAQEPETWPSETGVDPGSAQSAPCDEAHGAELKEMAKENVDPGTDSLLDTSQEKSFSEEPATDSSCSATLPPGQTPTDREKQRPSGKRRKKKRHSKSSSGKVEEKGKEGLNTHC
- the INF2 gene encoding inverted formin-2 isoform X1 translates to MSIKKEGAHKKWAALKEKLGPQETDQSEANLENAEPELCIRLLQMPSVVNYSGLKKRLENSDDAWMVQFLELCGLDLLLEALDRLSGRGVARISDALLQLTCINCVRAVMNSHKGIEYIVSNEGYVRKLFQALDTTNVMVKKQVFELLAALCIYSSDGHALALDALDHYKSVKNQQYRFSVIMNELSNTDNVPYMVTLLSAINAIILGKEELRTRTQIRNEFIGLQLLDILDKLRDIEEEDLLIQCDTFEEFKIEDDEELLKICDGINMNDHHEVFSSLFNKVSRSPISIQLLSILQSLLHLEPSHHSSLLLWESLDAVVNRALLLANDIQGNTVEEVIERLLSIKKHPNKQKRAENRLSGSANGGIQAELEPCARAARTPVGSSNPSKAPAPPSGPPANEKISSSQLTACSALPETSNPPPNAAPAPAPPPPPPPPPPSGTAAVTPTSPMMNAPPAPPLPGIPPPPPPLPGMGGISPPPPTFPGMGDIPPPPPPLPGIVGIPPPPPPLPGMVGIPPPPPPLPGMVGIPPPPPPLPGMVGIPPPPPPLPGMGGIPPPPPPLPSMGGIPPPPPLLPGMGGIPPPPPPLPGMGGIPPPPPLLPGMAGDHIEAVVASQFSCPLGSGRPPRKTVKTPTLRMKKLNWQKLPSNVVRESHSMWASVSSSSEETIEPNYTSIEQLFCFPQPTPKEKTAAPVKAEPKEITFLDSKKSLNLNIFLKQFKCSNEEVAAMVQNGDRTKFDVEVLKQLLKLLPEKHEIENLKAFKEEKSKLANADQFYLLLLQIPSYQLHIECMLICEETTVVLDMIQPKAEAIRRACEDLLNSHRLPLFCQLILKVGNFLNYGSHTGDADGFKISTLLKLTETKANQTRITLLHHILEEVENSHTDLLELPKDLEYVSKAAGINLDIIRTESNTNLKKLLDLQRKVLSSNDAVKQQYEKPIQDSIDASRKLEEEFETIERKREELANYLCEDPSKLSLEDIFGTMKTFRDLFIRALKENKDRKEQAAKAEKRKKQLEEEEGKRQKGENGKVIKKGVVKQEEVCVIDALLADIRKGFTLRKTKNRHESDALPKTSPAESPEESQSGKSLKDPQAAGKQVNDKTKQNNDGHPSESTPHSTAALVEMGGDVTNASASNQVLSKNNAGGNLPPESQTESPSVSLVEADGASQPMPGIGMEQAGSWASLQPSTKSGSIAFSSVNIGMGIRFASSSSGTALRDQLNGSISEGEDKECPADGLESYRMAQEPETWPSETGVDPGSAQSAPCDEAHGAELKEMAKENVDPGTDSLLDTSQEKSFSEEPATDSSCSATLPPGQTPTDREKQRPSGKRRKKKRHSKSSSAEVETDTGDNKTKKGCVVQ